Proteins from one Gilliamella sp. ESL0443 genomic window:
- the moaD gene encoding molybdopterin synthase sulfur carrier subunit yields MNKIIFFAQIRELIGVDKLELSVEQMSINQLLDHLSLHGDKWVLALKEKTVLCAVNQTLVDYDYVIEKGDEIAFFPPVTGG; encoded by the coding sequence ATGAACAAAATTATTTTTTTTGCACAAATTAGAGAATTAATTGGGGTTGATAAACTTGAATTATCGGTAGAGCAAATGTCAATAAATCAACTTTTAGATCACCTTAGTTTGCATGGTGATAAGTGGGTATTAGCTTTAAAAGAAAAAACAGTATTGTGTGCAGTTAATCAGACTTTAGTTGACTATGACTATGTCATTGAAAAGGGTGATGAAATTGCTTTTTTCCCTCCCGTTACAGGTGGTTAA
- a CDS encoding sulfatase-like hydrolase/transferase — MKKLYSFVLINIFISSIITIRYFLVPGSSFSWDGSFFSLFAVLGHFFSVYLLLFILCFPFIWVKRTLSNICLAALFSLLQIVLYVDTIVFQQYRFHINESVLSMVFSGQVVDFSTITYVLMFLLILVSFGAEYLILYLLDKKFSQKRSRILIVSTVFLFGCFFISHLIHMVAFYYAYSPIMIVKEYIPLYRPFTSKKIMGLFDKSGQRKTLIEKENQHATIYYPKNELMINPHNTTTPNIMFIVLDSWRYDTFSQEISPNTYHFVKQNKGIIFNNHYSTGNATRTGIFGLFYGIPGTYWDAFLRNRVPSLFVTTLQKENYNIGIFTSAKVTAPEFDRTAFLTIKNLRISSKDGSASSRDKQLTDDWLNWYKSRDTSKPSFSFLFFDAPHAYDFPNYFEVKFNPIGELNYMTLSNNTDPVPIFNRYKQSVYYDDYLLQKVYDELKRSGSLDNTLIFITGDHSQEMNDNKLGFWGHNGNYTDAQTKVPFIIVGAKDLKYITDNINKFTSHEDVVPTIMRHYLHVENDISDYSTGYDLFSPIIDRDWLLMSNYSSYAVRTTDNIYFVNRLGISHYFDCHNNQVDKTPDYKTIQSAMNNMRYFFQAQK, encoded by the coding sequence ATGAAAAAACTCTATTCGTTCGTATTAATAAATATTTTTATTTCGTCTATCATTACTATCCGATATTTTTTGGTGCCGGGTTCATCGTTTAGTTGGGATGGAAGTTTTTTTTCTCTATTTGCCGTGTTAGGCCATTTTTTCTCTGTTTATTTATTACTTTTTATTTTATGTTTTCCGTTTATTTGGGTGAAGAGAACGTTGAGTAATATTTGTTTAGCTGCTTTATTTAGTTTGTTACAGATTGTGCTGTATGTTGATACTATTGTTTTTCAGCAGTATCGATTTCATATCAATGAATCTGTGCTATCAATGGTTTTCTCGGGGCAAGTTGTCGATTTTTCAACGATCACTTATGTTTTGATGTTTTTGTTAATATTAGTATCTTTTGGAGCAGAATATTTAATTCTTTATTTGTTAGATAAAAAATTTAGCCAAAAACGTTCAAGAATATTAATCGTATCGACAGTATTTCTTTTCGGTTGTTTTTTTATTAGTCATTTAATCCATATGGTTGCGTTTTATTATGCCTATTCCCCCATCATGATTGTTAAAGAATATATTCCATTATATCGTCCATTTACCTCGAAAAAGATAATGGGATTGTTTGATAAATCAGGGCAACGTAAGACACTTATAGAAAAGGAGAACCAACACGCAACTATCTATTATCCTAAAAATGAGCTGATGATTAACCCTCATAATACTACAACACCCAATATTATGTTTATTGTCTTAGATTCTTGGCGTTATGATACTTTTAGTCAAGAAATTTCACCCAATACTTACCATTTTGTGAAACAGAATAAAGGAATAATTTTTAATAATCATTACTCAACAGGGAATGCAACTCGAACTGGTATTTTTGGACTTTTTTATGGTATCCCCGGCACGTATTGGGATGCTTTTTTAAGAAATAGAGTTCCCTCGTTATTCGTAACAACATTGCAAAAAGAAAATTATAATATAGGTATATTTACTTCAGCCAAAGTTACTGCGCCAGAATTCGATCGTACGGCATTTTTAACCATTAAAAACTTAAGAATTAGTAGTAAAGATGGATCTGCATCGAGTCGAGATAAACAGTTAACTGATGATTGGCTAAACTGGTATAAGAGTAGAGATACATCTAAACCAAGTTTTTCATTTTTATTTTTTGATGCACCACATGCTTATGATTTTCCCAATTATTTTGAAGTTAAATTCAACCCAATTGGCGAGCTGAATTATATGACATTAAGCAATAATACTGATCCTGTTCCCATTTTTAATCGTTATAAGCAAAGTGTCTACTATGATGATTATTTACTTCAAAAAGTCTATGATGAACTTAAGCGATCAGGCTCGCTAGATAATACGTTAATTTTTATAACCGGTGACCATTCACAAGAAATGAATGACAATAAACTGGGTTTTTGGGGACATAATGGTAACTATACTGATGCTCAAACTAAAGTGCCTTTTATCATAGTTGGAGCAAAAGATCTTAAATATATCACAGATAATATAAATAAATTTACCAGCCATGAAGATGTCGTTCCAACAATAATGCGACATTATTTGCATGTGGAAAATGATATTTCAGATTATTCAACAGGTTATGATTTATTTAGCCCAATAATCGATCGAGATTGGCTATTAATGTCAAATTATAGTTCTTATGCAGTTCGGACCACAGATAACATCTATTTTGTTAATCGTCTTGGTATAAGCCACTATTTTGATTGCCATAATAATCAGGTCGATAAGACACCTGATTATAAAACGATCCAGTCGGCAATGAATAATATGCGTTATTTTTTCCAGGCACAAAAATAA
- a CDS encoding helix-hairpin-helix domain-containing protein: MKIFTLLCLLFSSLLFSTVSFADSKTDVTIKEEQIVQVNINTATAEELSKVLTGIGMSKAKKIIEYREKFGPFVSIEQLKEVSGIGQATLDKNIGKITL, translated from the coding sequence ATGAAAATTTTTACACTATTATGCCTTTTATTTTCATCTTTACTTTTTTCAACAGTTAGTTTTGCTGATTCGAAAACAGATGTCACTATAAAAGAAGAGCAAATTGTACAAGTCAATATTAATACGGCAACAGCTGAAGAGCTAAGTAAAGTATTAACTGGTATTGGGATGAGTAAGGCTAAGAAAATTATTGAGTATCGAGAAAAATTTGGTCCTTTTGTCTCGATAGAACAATTAAAGGAAGTTTCTGGTATTGGTCAAGCAACGCTGGATAAAAATATAGGAAAAATCACTTTATAA
- the moaE gene encoding molybdopterin synthase catalytic subunit MoaE has translation MNIIQVNQSPIDVNSLITWLYQSPIDGAVVTFMGKVRSFENQVISLTLEHYAEMTEKVLCNIINQARDRWSINRVAIVHRVGQIYANESIVFVGVSAAHRSDAFASAEFIMDVLKNEAPFWKKEQTSSGENWVEAKQSDINALKKWY, from the coding sequence GTGAACATTATTCAGGTTAATCAATCGCCCATTGATGTGAATTCATTAATAACTTGGCTGTATCAATCGCCTATAGATGGTGCTGTAGTGACTTTTATGGGTAAGGTGCGTAGTTTTGAAAACCAAGTTATAAGTTTAACGTTAGAGCATTATGCAGAAATGACTGAAAAGGTGCTGTGCAATATTATTAATCAAGCCAGAGATAGATGGTCGATTAATCGTGTTGCAATAGTCCATCGTGTCGGTCAAATTTATGCAAATGAAAGTATTGTTTTTGTTGGTGTTAGTGCAGCACACCGCAGTGATGCTTTTGCTTCTGCGGAGTTTATTATGGATGTACTAAAAAATGAGGCACCATTTTGGAAGAAGGAACAGACCTCTAGTGGCGAAAATTGGGTAGAAGCCAAGCAATCCGATATAAATGCATTGAAGAAATGGTATTAA
- the moaC gene encoding cyclic pyranopterin monophosphate synthase MoaC: MSASFSHINQHGDAHMVDVSEKKLTLREARAESIVLMNAETFNLIIEGKHHKGDVFATARIAGIQAAKRTWDLIPLCHPLLLSKIEVNIEPVFENHSIRIESICRLRGQTGVEMEALVAASVAALTIYDMCKANQKDMVINQVRLLNKIGGKSGEFNAAEQ; this comes from the coding sequence ATGTCAGCATCATTTTCACACATTAATCAACATGGTGATGCACATATGGTTGATGTTTCTGAAAAAAAGTTAACTTTACGAGAAGCTCGAGCCGAGTCAATAGTATTAATGAATGCTGAAACATTTAACCTAATTATTGAAGGGAAACATCATAAAGGTGATGTTTTTGCAACAGCGAGAATTGCCGGTATTCAAGCGGCTAAACGAACATGGGATTTGATTCCACTTTGTCATCCATTACTTCTAAGTAAAATTGAAGTTAATATTGAACCTGTATTTGAAAATCACAGCATTAGGATTGAATCAATTTGTCGGCTAAGGGGGCAAACTGGTGTCGAAATGGAGGCCTTAGTTGCTGCTTCAGTTGCTGCATTAACGATATATGATATGTGTAAAGCTAATCAAAAAGATATGGTTATTAATCAAGTTCGTTTACTGAATAAAATTGGTGGTAAATCGGGCGAATTTAATGCAGCAGAGCAGTGA
- the priA gene encoding primosomal protein N', which translates to MLIAHVALPVPLYRLFDYKLTVPAEIGARVRVPFGKREMIGIIIKIDQQSTFDSENLKSITAIIDTKNPFPQPIWQLLNWATSYYHFPIGEVIFHAMPVLLRQGRQAIKDDIKQWHLTSLGQQIDLSLLSRAPKQKLLLSSLRNNCLNEDEFSSNLYQELQKKQLIELVYQQPDNICWQYSTNPTSIQLNDEQSNAIETINKQNKQFGVFLLDGITGSGKTEVYLNIIADVLSQGKQALVLVPEIGLTPQTIKRFKQRFNAPIDILHSGLTDKERLDVWLRSKDGENAIVVGTRSSLFTPFKDLGIIIIDEEHDSSYKQQEGWRYNARDLAIIRARIENIPIVLGSATPSLESINNAQTHKYQHLKLTQRAGNAQLAKQSILDIRGMALASGLSQPLIEKIKTHLNNNNQVMLFLNRRGFAPLIICHDCGWIAECPRCDRPYTYHKKQNKLICHYCDTPREVPKQCPKCGSTQLLPIGFGTEQLEKQLNILFPNIKVTRIDRDTITKKEALNTYLNDIHKGGAHILVGTQILAKGHHFPDVTLVGIIDVDGALFSSDFRATERFAQIYTQVSGRAGRETKAGEVILQTYHPEHPLLNTLLNEGYQAFAKQTLIERQQTLLPPFSYQVLIRAADRNNLQAPKFLQRIHDWLKSNYDHNLWQLGPMPASQPKKAGYNRWQLLLQHTNRQLLQQILDNLIAEQWSEASNVRWSIDVDPIDN; encoded by the coding sequence ATGCTGATTGCCCATGTAGCCTTACCGGTACCCCTTTATCGACTGTTTGATTACAAACTAACAGTACCTGCTGAAATTGGTGCGCGGGTTAGAGTGCCTTTTGGTAAAAGGGAAATGATTGGAATAATCATTAAAATTGATCAGCAATCGACCTTTGATAGCGAAAATTTAAAATCAATTACCGCAATTATTGATACCAAAAACCCCTTTCCTCAACCAATTTGGCAGTTATTGAATTGGGCAACAAGTTATTATCACTTTCCAATTGGCGAAGTCATATTTCATGCCATGCCAGTTCTATTAAGGCAAGGTCGTCAAGCTATCAAGGATGATATAAAACAGTGGCACTTAACATCTCTAGGGCAACAAATTGATTTAAGCTTATTATCACGTGCACCAAAACAAAAGTTATTATTATCTTCACTTAGAAACAACTGTTTAAATGAAGACGAATTTAGTTCAAATTTATATCAAGAATTACAAAAAAAACAGCTTATAGAATTAGTTTATCAACAACCTGACAATATTTGCTGGCAATACTCGACCAACCCAACATCGATCCAATTAAATGATGAACAATCTAATGCCATAGAGACTATTAATAAACAGAATAAACAATTTGGTGTATTTTTGCTTGATGGTATAACTGGTTCAGGAAAGACTGAAGTTTATTTAAATATCATTGCAGATGTGTTATCACAAGGTAAGCAAGCTTTAGTTTTAGTTCCTGAAATTGGTTTAACACCTCAAACAATAAAGCGTTTTAAACAGCGCTTTAATGCCCCGATTGATATTTTACATTCAGGCTTAACAGACAAGGAACGTTTAGATGTTTGGTTAAGAAGTAAAGATGGTGAAAATGCCATTGTCGTAGGTACTCGTTCTTCGCTTTTTACTCCCTTTAAAGATTTAGGTATCATTATTATCGACGAAGAGCATGATAGTTCTTACAAACAACAGGAAGGATGGCGTTATAATGCTAGAGATCTAGCAATTATCCGAGCTAGAATTGAAAATATACCTATAGTTTTAGGTTCCGCAACGCCTTCTCTTGAATCGATTAATAATGCACAAACTCATAAGTACCAGCACCTCAAGCTTACTCAAAGAGCGGGTAACGCCCAATTAGCCAAACAATCTATTTTAGATATTCGAGGCATGGCTTTAGCTTCAGGTTTATCTCAACCACTTATAGAAAAAATAAAAACGCATTTAAATAACAATAACCAAGTGATGTTATTTCTTAACCGTAGAGGGTTCGCACCATTAATAATTTGCCATGATTGTGGTTGGATAGCGGAATGCCCACGTTGTGATCGCCCTTATACTTATCATAAAAAGCAGAATAAACTGATTTGTCATTATTGTGATACGCCAAGAGAAGTACCTAAACAGTGCCCTAAGTGTGGTTCGACCCAGCTACTACCAATTGGATTTGGGACGGAGCAACTTGAAAAACAACTCAATATTCTGTTCCCAAATATAAAAGTTACTCGTATTGATCGCGATACGATCACTAAAAAAGAAGCATTGAATACCTATTTAAATGATATTCATAAAGGCGGAGCTCATATTTTAGTCGGTACACAAATATTGGCTAAAGGTCATCACTTTCCTGATGTGACGTTAGTTGGCATAATTGATGTTGATGGCGCCTTATTTTCAAGTGATTTCAGAGCAACTGAAAGATTTGCTCAGATTTATACTCAAGTATCAGGCCGAGCTGGTCGTGAAACAAAAGCTGGCGAAGTGATTCTACAAACCTATCATCCAGAGCACCCATTATTAAATACTTTATTAAATGAAGGTTATCAGGCATTTGCAAAACAAACATTAATTGAACGTCAACAAACTTTACTGCCACCATTTAGCTATCAAGTGTTAATTCGTGCTGCTGACCGTAATAATTTACAGGCACCAAAATTTTTACAGCGTATCCATGATTGGTTAAAGTCTAATTATGACCATAACTTATGGCAACTTGGTCCAATGCCTGCTAGTCAACCTAAAAAAGCGGGTTATAATCGTTGGCAATTATTGTTACAACATACGAACAGACAATTATTACAACAAATATTAGATAATCTTATAGCTGAACAGTGGAGTGAAGCATCAAATGTAAGATGGAGTATTGACGTTGATCCAATTGATAATTAG